A section of the Metasolibacillus fluoroglycofenilyticus genome encodes:
- the folP gene encoding dihydropteroate synthase, giving the protein MLEHYKTPLVLNGIPLDFQKETVIMGILNVTPDSFSDGGKYDSIDAAITQAKRMVAEGAKIIDIGGESTRPGHIPVSEQEELERILPIIRALASEVPAIISVDTYKANVARAAIEAGAHIINDIWGAKKEPKIAQVAAELGVPIILMHNRQDEDYVDYWADFKKDMQESIGIARQAGVPDAHIMLDPGIGFVKNLQQSIETMQRLDELVAFGYPVLLATSRKRMIGTILNLPVDERVEGTAATCAFGVQKGCHLMRVHDVKEVARTVKVMDALVGKFEVKGEL; this is encoded by the coding sequence ATGCTAGAACATTATAAAACGCCGCTTGTATTAAACGGCATTCCACTAGATTTTCAAAAGGAAACAGTTATTATGGGTATTTTAAATGTGACGCCTGACTCGTTTTCTGACGGAGGTAAATATGATTCAATTGATGCGGCTATTACACAAGCGAAGCGCATGGTAGCAGAAGGTGCAAAAATTATAGATATCGGTGGAGAATCTACAAGGCCGGGGCATATACCTGTTTCTGAGCAAGAGGAGCTTGAGCGCATTCTCCCAATTATTCGCGCACTAGCGAGTGAGGTGCCGGCAATTATTTCTGTCGATACTTATAAGGCGAATGTGGCGCGTGCGGCAATTGAAGCGGGTGCGCATATTATTAACGATATTTGGGGTGCGAAAAAAGAGCCTAAAATCGCACAAGTTGCTGCTGAATTAGGTGTACCTATTATTTTAATGCACAATCGGCAAGATGAGGATTACGTCGATTATTGGGCGGATTTTAAAAAAGATATGCAGGAAAGCATTGGTATTGCAAGACAGGCAGGGGTGCCGGATGCCCATATTATGCTAGACCCAGGCATCGGCTTTGTGAAAAATTTACAGCAAAGTATTGAGACGATGCAGCGCTTAGACGAGCTAGTAGCGTTTGGTTACCCGGTGCTTTTAGCGACATCTCGCAAGCGGATGATTGGCACAATACTTAATCTACCTGTTGATGAGCGTGTTGAGGGAACTGCTGCAACCTGTGCATTTGGCGTGCAAAAGGGCTGCCATTTAATGCGTGTACATGATGTGAAGGAAGTAGCTCGCACAGTGAAAGTGATGGACGCATTAGTAGGCAAGTTCGAAGTGAAGGGGGAGTTGTAA